Below is a genomic region from Leptolyngbya boryana PCC 6306.
CTGAATCCCAGTTCATGGAAGCATTCTTCGGAATCATTCGTGACGAGTTTCAGAAGACATTTGGTAGACCGTTGTACAGCAGCGACATTCACTATCATGCCACTCGCTACAATCTTGGTTTGAGCTTACGAGCGCCTGCTTATCGAGTTGCTACGTACCAGCTTGAAGGGCATCTTCCGGCTGAGGCTCCTGAGTTCAAGCAGCAACGCGATCTGATCACAATGCAGTTGTTGCAAGCTGCTGGCTACGATCCGAATGTCAAAGCCATCAACATCACGTCTGCTCAGATCAAGGCTTGGTCAGGCAACTTCCGCGCTCAAAATGGTGCGGTGTTAGATGTGCTATCAAGCCGATCTGCTCAAGCTCCGTCTGCACCAGATAAGGGCTGGTAGAACCTCAAGAAGATTGCCTCATCTGAGGTGATCTTTTTTGTTGATGCGATCGCAAAGGAAAGAATTGAGATGCAAGAACATGAACTGCTATCTCAGCGAGAAGACCAATACTACGATTCGCTTCGCGAAGCTCCAGAGGATCGACAATACGAGATTTACCTCGAAGAGCGATTAGGACGTTACGGGTACTAATTAATGTCAATGATGCCTCGTTAGCACGAGAACACTGATGTTTTCTGAAAGCAACGGTCTCAATGGCTACTCTCTATATCCAATACCGCATCAGCGCTTGGCAAACGGTGAATCAAATGATCGCTGATGCAGAACAAACGACACAGACCCAACTCGATGAAGCAAGTCGGCGTGTGGCAAAGGGTGTGGTGATCAATTGGCTGATTGAAAAGACTCGCCTGCCTGTGGATTTGATTCCCGAAACGGTTCCGATGCAAGACAGTCTTCAGGCACTTCAGGCCGTTTCCCAGCTTTGTCACACCTATTTCACGACTGACTGAATTTGGAGATCTTGTATGACGAATTTTTCCATGCCTTTAGCTCATTCTATCCCCGAAGCTGCTCGGTTTGATTGTGCAACGATCGATCAACTCGTTCAGGTCACAGTTTGCCGCTATCATTCTGCTCCTGAAGTGGCTTGTGCTTGGTACGCTCTACTTGGGACACTGGCATTAAGGCATCTGTATCCCAAATCCCAATACAGCTTCTACGCCGGAACGTTCGAGATTTTTACTAGCCCTGACCCCGATGGATCAGGTGCTTGGTATGCACTCTGCTTTGATGCTCACCACCCTTTGATTCCGGATCTGGAGTTTCATTGCTGGATTGCTCATCCTGATCCAGGTCAATGCACCTATACCGAAATCATCGATTTCAGCGCACGGCATTTGGAGACTCGTGCACGGGAATTTGGCATTCTTTGGAATCGCGATTCTATCCCTGACTTCATTTGGACGGATTTAGCTGGACTGGAACAGTTGAAAGTTCGGCAACTTCGCCCGATTGCGGAGCTAACCGATCGCCTCAGTCGATCGCTCATGCAGGATTTGGCATTCCGTCAAGCATGGCAAGTGTTAAAAACTTTGCTGAAAGAACAAGCGTTATTAGACTCGCTAGCACGAGGGCAATGAGGTTCTACCTTTATGGAGAAAGGCGAATGGCACTTGAAATCTTATCAATTAGCGATCGCGATCTGCTTCAACAGATTTGGTATGAATTCGAGCAGTACAACTCTGGAATCGGTTACGTTTCCTGTGGCGTTGCAATGAATGACCATCACTATACCATCACAACCTTTCCAGATGGCTCGATGGAATCAATCATCGAAGATGTAAAAGATTCAGGAGGACTCGAAGAAAATTTAGATGCACTTGGGCAGCAGTATCGTCCTGTTCCTGCCATAGGCGGAACGCTTCTGATGAAAATTAATTGGGATGCTTCTGAGCCGATTTGCTACTGTGATCGAATCAAACTAGCTGAACTTTGGAACGGTTTGTTACACCTGCAAGGTCATTCCCCCGTTCTGATTCATTGGATTGAAGTCAATGAAGCCTAACTAACCGCTCTACTGCTTGTGCTTTACTCTGCGATGAAGCTCATCAAGTTTCACCGCAGAGGTTTTAATTTTTTGGTTGCAATGGGCTTGCTAATACATTTTCAGAACACCCACAGTGATTTCTGAGGAAGATTGCTTGAGCGGTCAATGTCACTCAGTTCCACCCTGGTAAGTTTAGCTTATTGCTTCCGGTAGTAATTTGTGGTCATGAAGTGATGCCACTGCCCATCATCTCCTAACATTTGGGAGGTCATGACACGATGATCGTCACTTCTCAACTCGATCGCGTCTTTGTATTTTGCTAGCTTCTCATCGCCTGTCATGGCAGGTCCATCGGAATAGAGCGTGAGCGTCGTTTCACCTGCATCTAGTTCTCCCTCATACTGCCAGAGATAGGTCATCATTGACCCAATCCAGGTTCCCACATAGCGGTGTTGCTGCGGGTCATAGCCGATCGTCATCAGTGTGGTCGCAGAACCACAACCCGGCATCTCGCCCTGCCCTTCAGTGAGTATCCAAAGTCCACCGAGAGAACGCACAGTTTCGGTTCCCGTCGCTCTTTCCGTCGGTTGATCGGCTCCCATTGTGACTTCAGTTTCATACGTCCATTCTCCAACGAGTTTTTGCAGCCACTGATGTTCTTTTTGGGGTTCAGAATGCTGTGTTGATTCTGGGTGTGTTTGCGTTGTTTCCATTGCTTTTGCTCCTTTAATCAATTGTTTTGAATTGCGGTTCGCTTGAAGGTCTGAAGCATCAAACAGCTTTCTCGCAGTTGATCATCCATGGTGTGCCAAATTGATCGACTAACATGCCAAATCGAAATGCCCAGAAGGTTTGCTCAAACGGCATTCTGATGGTTCCGTTCTCAGCTAAAGCCTGAAAAATTCGGTCTGCCTCGGCGGGGTCGTCGAGGCTGATCTGAACGTAGAAGCCTTGGGGAGATTCAAAATATCCTGGCGGACTGTCCGATCCCATCAAAAGGCGCTCTCCTAAATCGAGGCAAATGTGCATGATTTTGTCCTGCCAGTTTGAAGGAACGTTTTCGGCGGAGGGTGCTTCCTGGTGTGTCATCCGCGTGACAATTTTGCCGCCAAAACAGTGTTCGTAGAACTTGAATGCTGCATCACAGTTGCCATTGAACATCAGGTAAGAATTAAGTTGCATTGTGTCCTCCTTGAATAATCAATTGTTGTTTGATGCGCGAATCGGTCGTGCGTGACTTGCACGATGGAGGGATGAAGCTACTGTTGCTGTCGCGTCTCAACCTGGGTGCGAATGCGATCTTCTTGCTCCCTTAATTCGGGGGTCATCGCTTCACCAAAATCCTCTGCCTCAAAGATGGGGCGAATCTCAATCTCAGATTCTCCGGGCATTGGGTTGGGGTAGCGTTTGACCCAGGAAATGGCTTCTTCGATCGAGTTCACCTGCCACAGCCAGTACCCTACAACGAGCTCCTGCGATGGGGTGAAGGGTCTTTGGATGACAGTGCGATCGCTTCCTGAAAAGTGAACTCGCACCCCTTTTGAGCTAGGATGAAGCCCCTCACCTGCAAGCAAGATGCCTGCCTTGACTATTCTTCATTGTATTGCCCCATTTCGGTCAAAAGCTGTTCGCTCGGCATGATTCCGGCTTCAGAGTCTTGGGTTGCTTTAACAATGACCATCACTTTCATTGTGAAATCTCCTGTGGAGTAGTTTTAAGTTGAATTGCTAAGGGTTTGGCGCGCTGATTTGCGCAAAGCGCCACTCTGAAGGAACTGCTAACGAGCAGCAACCCGCTTGAGTTCATCAATCTCAATCTTCTTCATTTGCAGCATGGCAGTTGTAACGTTTTGAGCAGTTGCCGTATCGGGGTGATTGAGCAACTCAATGAGAATATGAGGAATAATTTGCCATGAGACTCCGTATTGATCTTTGAGCCAGCCGCATTGCTGTGCAGTTTCATCCCCATCCGCAGACAGTTTCTCCCAGTAATCGTCCACTTCCTCCTGGGTATCACAGAAGACTTGGAAGGAAATCGCCTCGTTGAATTTAAAGGTTGGACCTCCGTTTAGGGCTGTGAACGACTGACCTTCTAGTTCAAAGCTTACGGTCATGACAGTTCCGGCTGGTTTTCCGTGAATTTCCTGTCCAGCTTCTCCATAGCGACTGATGTGGACAATCTTGGAATTGCGAAAAATCGACGTATAAAATTGCGCGGCGGCTTCGGCTTGATCATCAAACCAGAGACAGGGCGTGATTTTAGAATTGTTTAGCATCAGGGTTCTCCTTCAATTCAAGAGGTTAAGGATAGTCAGGACTGTGCGGGGAGTCCTGCAACTTCAATGACCGGACGAATTTCGACGGTTCCAACTTTCGCGCCTGGAATTTGAGTGGCGATCGCGATCGCTTCATCCAGATCCGCAGCCTCGATCAAGAAAAATCCACCGAGCTGCTCACGGGTTTCCGCAAACGGTCCATCGGTGACGAGGGATTTTCCTTCTCGCACTCGGATACTGGTTGCCGTAGCA
It encodes:
- a CDS encoding DUF1579 domain-containing protein, which codes for METTQTHPESTQHSEPQKEHQWLQKLVGEWTYETEVTMGADQPTERATGTETVRSLGGLWILTEGQGEMPGCGSATTLMTIGYDPQQHRYVGTWIGSMMTYLWQYEGELDAGETTLTLYSDGPAMTGDEKLAKYKDAIELRSDDHRVMTSQMLGDDGQWHHFMTTNYYRKQ
- a CDS encoding VOC family protein translates to MQLNSYLMFNGNCDAAFKFYEHCFGGKIVTRMTHQEAPSAENVPSNWQDKIMHICLDLGERLLMGSDSPPGYFESPQGFYVQISLDDPAEADRIFQALAENGTIRMPFEQTFWAFRFGMLVDQFGTPWMINCEKAV
- a CDS encoding YciI family protein yields the protein MLAGEGLHPSSKGVRVHFSGSDRTVIQRPFTPSQELVVGYWLWQVNSIEEAISWVKRYPNPMPGESEIEIRPIFEAEDFGEAMTPELREQEDRIRTQVETRQQQ
- a CDS encoding VOC family protein; translated protein: MLNNSKITPCLWFDDQAEAAAQFYTSIFRNSKIVHISRYGEAGQEIHGKPAGTVMTVSFELEGQSFTALNGGPTFKFNEAISFQVFCDTQEEVDDYWEKLSADGDETAQQCGWLKDQYGVSWQIIPHILIELLNHPDTATAQNVTTAMLQMKKIEIDELKRVAAR
- a CDS encoding YciI family protein, whose amino-acid sequence is MKYVLLIYMEETAMSDTEREQCYGKSAQLAQDLHSKGQFLATAPLHSVATATSIRVREGKSLVTDGPFAETREQLGGFFLIEAADLDEAIAIATQIPGAKVGTVEIRPVIEVAGLPAQS